A single region of the Brassica rapa cultivar Chiifu-401-42 chromosome A03, CAAS_Brap_v3.01, whole genome shotgun sequence genome encodes:
- the LOC103856546 gene encoding uncharacterized protein LOC103856546 isoform X2, with product MSHSSSINLLHYHYLPPCLNHSSFRFCVTAPSSSRWSSPDDDICSIMAMPTTTLPGSMSPFNVPHSVRTKRPNGQQKKEEMEKEVYMLREMLDQEEKTREILERVQKHQLPSSSSVALPASLPPKMKELITELSIVEGEISRLEVQISHLQINLKEEQDETLRQATTSSSRRTWQASESDNNDSITSHQALPKYSNLPPPSPMVDQCMMKNGNNNTKSSTNHRQENATFETKTLHFINKAIKGDYVTQSFHKSNEKVGLVKKENPRSVQQENKLQENTNMKKMLRRMKSPSPLREPRYSSPKTNKDRVALDTSLDLPPKSLSSTILMEDGQNIQKWHPNKLAENIMKCLNFIYVRLLRTTRVMELEKESRQQDPYGVFDVEASLARDIGPYKNLVIFTSSCMDSKCISSSSSVSLIQKLRVLMNNLETVDLRVLSHQQKLAFWINMFNACVMHGYLQYGVPKTTEKLQSLVYNKATINVGGKNISAHTIEHYILRKPANSNMTQDRHEEMIIRKLYGIESTDPNITFALSCGTRSSPAVRIYTGEGVATELEKAKLEYLQASVVVTLAKRVILPELLVKHAVDFVARDDGNGVEMGSLVKWVCNQLPTSGSLRKSIVDCLKNQNSKASSSSSSLVVEKIPYDFEFQYLLAI from the exons TCCCTTCAATGTCCCTCATAGTGTT AGGACGAAAAGGCCAAATGGGCAGCAGAAAAAGGAAGAAATGGAGAAAGAG GTGTATATGTTACGGGAGATGCTTGATCAAGAAGAGAAGACACGTGAGATCTTGGAGAGAGTCCAAAAACATCAGcttccttcatcttcttctgTTGCCCTTCCTGCTTCTCTCCCTCCCAAG ATGAAGGAACTAATAACGGAACTTTCGATAGTGGAAGGGGAAATCTCAAGACTAGAGGTTCAGATAAGCCATCTCCAGATAAATCTCAAGGAAGAACAAGATGAAACTTTGAGACAAGCAACAACAAGTTCATCAAGAAGAACATGGCAAGCTAGTGAGAGTGACAATAATGACTCTATAACCTCTCATCAAGCTCTGCCAAAGTACTCTAATTTGCCACCTCCAAGCCCTATGGTGGATCAATGCATGATGAAGAATGGAAACAACAACACCAAATCTTCTACTAATCATCGTCAAGAGAATGCAACATTTGAAACAAAGACTTTGCATTTCATCAACAAAGCCATCAAAGGTGATTACGTGACCCAAAGCTTCCACAAATCTAATGAGAAAGTTGGATTAGTCAAGAAGGAAAATCCTCGGTCAGTTCAACAAGAAAATAAGTTGCAAGAGAATACTAATATGAAGAAGATGCTTAGGAGGATGAAATCGCCTTCTCCTCTACGTGAACCTAGATACTCCTCTCCCAAG ACTAATAAGGATCGTGTAGCACTTGATACATCACTAGACCTCCCACCAAAATCTCTATCAAGCACAATTTTAATGGAAGATGGACAAAACATACAGAAGTGGCATCCAAACAAGCTCGCCGAGAACATCATGAAGTGTCTTAATTTCATCTACGTTCGTCTCCTTAGAACCACAAGAGTCATGGAGCTAGAGAAAG AATCAAGACAACAAGATCCCTATGGAGTATTTGATGTAGAAGCATCTTTGGCTAGAGACATTGGTCCGTACAAGAATCTCGTCATCTTCACTTCAAGCTGTATGGATTCCAAGTGTATTTCGAGTTCTAGCTCGGTTTCTTTGATCCAGAAACTCAG GGTGTTGATGAACAATCTTGAGACCGTGGATTTGAGAGTGTTGAGCCATCAACAAAAGCTGGCGTTTTGGATCAACATGTTCAATGCATGTgttatgcat GGATATCTACAATATGGAGTTCCTAAAACAACTGAGAAACTACAATCTCTTGTTTATAATAAG GCTACAATAAATGTTGGAGGCAAAAATATAAGTGCTCATACCATAGAGCATTATATTCTACGGAAGCCTGCGAATTCTAACATGACTCAG GATCGACACGAAGAAATGATTATTCGTAAACTATACGGTATAGAATCAACGGATCCTAACATCACATTTGCTCTCTCATGCGGAACTCGATCCTCTCCTGCG GTGAGGATATACACCGGAGAAGGAGTAGCAACAGAGCTAGAGAAAGCGAAACTGGAGTACCTGCAAGCGTCCGTTGTGGTTACATTGGCTAAACGGGTAATCTTGCCTGAGCTTCTTGTAAAACACGCCGTCGATTTCGTGGCAAGGGATGATGGCAACGGCGTAGAGATGGGATCTCTGGTGAAATGGGTTTGCAACCAATTACCAACGTCTGGTTCCTTGAGAAAATCAATAGTGGATTGTTTAAAGAATCAAAACTccaaagcttcttcttcttcatcctctctGGTGGTTGAAAAGATCCCTTATGATTTTGAGTTTCAGTATCTTTTAGCTATTTGA
- the LOC103856546 gene encoding uncharacterized protein LOC103856546 isoform X1, with amino-acid sequence MSHSSSINLLHYHYLPPCLNHSSFRFCVTAPSSSRWSSPDDDICSIMAMPTTTLPGSMSPFNVPHSVRTKRPNGQQKKEEMEKEVYMLREMLDQEEKTREILERVQKHQLPSSSSVALPASLPPKMKELITELSIVEGEISRLEVQISHLQINLKEEQDETLRQATTSSSRRTWQASESDNNDSITSHQALPKYSNLPPPSPMVDQCMMKNGNNNTKSSTNHRQENATFETKTLHFINKAIKGDYVTQSFHKSNEKVGLVKKENPRSVQQENKLQENTNMKKMLRRMKSPSPLREPRYSSPKTNKDRVALDTSLDLPPKSLSSTILMEDGQNIQKWHPNKLAENIMKCLNFIYVRLLRTTRVMELEKGPVSRSNPFSLISRSFRVDKATSGLSKSMNLVSYKESRQQDPYGVFDVEASLARDIGPYKNLVIFTSSCMDSKCISSSSSVSLIQKLRVLMNNLETVDLRVLSHQQKLAFWINMFNACVMHGYLQYGVPKTTEKLQSLVYNKATINVGGKNISAHTIEHYILRKPANSNMTQDRHEEMIIRKLYGIESTDPNITFALSCGTRSSPAVRIYTGEGVATELEKAKLEYLQASVVVTLAKRVILPELLVKHAVDFVARDDGNGVEMGSLVKWVCNQLPTSGSLRKSIVDCLKNQNSKASSSSSSLVVEKIPYDFEFQYLLAI; translated from the exons TCCCTTCAATGTCCCTCATAGTGTT AGGACGAAAAGGCCAAATGGGCAGCAGAAAAAGGAAGAAATGGAGAAAGAG GTGTATATGTTACGGGAGATGCTTGATCAAGAAGAGAAGACACGTGAGATCTTGGAGAGAGTCCAAAAACATCAGcttccttcatcttcttctgTTGCCCTTCCTGCTTCTCTCCCTCCCAAG ATGAAGGAACTAATAACGGAACTTTCGATAGTGGAAGGGGAAATCTCAAGACTAGAGGTTCAGATAAGCCATCTCCAGATAAATCTCAAGGAAGAACAAGATGAAACTTTGAGACAAGCAACAACAAGTTCATCAAGAAGAACATGGCAAGCTAGTGAGAGTGACAATAATGACTCTATAACCTCTCATCAAGCTCTGCCAAAGTACTCTAATTTGCCACCTCCAAGCCCTATGGTGGATCAATGCATGATGAAGAATGGAAACAACAACACCAAATCTTCTACTAATCATCGTCAAGAGAATGCAACATTTGAAACAAAGACTTTGCATTTCATCAACAAAGCCATCAAAGGTGATTACGTGACCCAAAGCTTCCACAAATCTAATGAGAAAGTTGGATTAGTCAAGAAGGAAAATCCTCGGTCAGTTCAACAAGAAAATAAGTTGCAAGAGAATACTAATATGAAGAAGATGCTTAGGAGGATGAAATCGCCTTCTCCTCTACGTGAACCTAGATACTCCTCTCCCAAG ACTAATAAGGATCGTGTAGCACTTGATACATCACTAGACCTCCCACCAAAATCTCTATCAAGCACAATTTTAATGGAAGATGGACAAAACATACAGAAGTGGCATCCAAACAAGCTCGCCGAGAACATCATGAAGTGTCTTAATTTCATCTACGTTCGTCTCCTTAGAACCACAAGAGTCATGGAGCTAGAGAAAGGTCCGGTTTCGAGATCCAATCCTTTCTCTTTGATCTCAAGAAGCTTTAGGGTGGACAAGGCAACATCCGGTTTGTCTAAATCCATGAATCTCGTGTCTTATAAAGAATCAAGACAACAAGATCCCTATGGAGTATTTGATGTAGAAGCATCTTTGGCTAGAGACATTGGTCCGTACAAGAATCTCGTCATCTTCACTTCAAGCTGTATGGATTCCAAGTGTATTTCGAGTTCTAGCTCGGTTTCTTTGATCCAGAAACTCAG GGTGTTGATGAACAATCTTGAGACCGTGGATTTGAGAGTGTTGAGCCATCAACAAAAGCTGGCGTTTTGGATCAACATGTTCAATGCATGTgttatgcat GGATATCTACAATATGGAGTTCCTAAAACAACTGAGAAACTACAATCTCTTGTTTATAATAAG GCTACAATAAATGTTGGAGGCAAAAATATAAGTGCTCATACCATAGAGCATTATATTCTACGGAAGCCTGCGAATTCTAACATGACTCAG GATCGACACGAAGAAATGATTATTCGTAAACTATACGGTATAGAATCAACGGATCCTAACATCACATTTGCTCTCTCATGCGGAACTCGATCCTCTCCTGCG GTGAGGATATACACCGGAGAAGGAGTAGCAACAGAGCTAGAGAAAGCGAAACTGGAGTACCTGCAAGCGTCCGTTGTGGTTACATTGGCTAAACGGGTAATCTTGCCTGAGCTTCTTGTAAAACACGCCGTCGATTTCGTGGCAAGGGATGATGGCAACGGCGTAGAGATGGGATCTCTGGTGAAATGGGTTTGCAACCAATTACCAACGTCTGGTTCCTTGAGAAAATCAATAGTGGATTGTTTAAAGAATCAAAACTccaaagcttcttcttcttcatcctctctGGTGGTTGAAAAGATCCCTTATGATTTTGAGTTTCAGTATCTTTTAGCTATTTGA
- the LOC103856549 gene encoding probable aquaporin PIP2-4 yields MAKDLEVQEGGAMAARDYQDPPPAPLFDMEELGKWSLYRAVIAEFVATLLFLYVSILTVIGYKAQTDANAGGVDCGGVGILGIAWAFGGMIFVLVYCTAGISGGHINPAVTVGLFLARKVSLVRTVLYIVAQCLGAICGCGLVKAFQSSYYNRYGGGANQLADGYNKGTGLGAEIIGTFVLVYTVFSATDPKRSARDSHIPVLAPLPIGFAVFMVHLATIPITGTGINPARSFGAAVIYNQEKAWDDQWIFWVGPMIGAAAAALYHQFVLRAAGIKSLGSFRSSA; encoded by the exons ATGGCAAAGGACTTGGAGGTGCAAGAGGGCGGAGCAATGGCGGCGAGAGATTACCAGGATCCGCCTCCGGCCCCATTGTTTGACATGGAGGAGCTTGGGAAGTGGTCGCTCTATAGAGCGGTCATAGCTGAGTTCGTGGCAACACTTCTCTTCCTTTACGTCTCAATCCTCACCGTAATTGGCTACAAAGCTCAGACCGACGCAAATGCCGGAGGAGTTGATTGCGGCGGCGTTGGGATATTGGGTATTGCGTGGGCTTTCGGTGGAATGATTTTTGTTCTCGTTTACTGCACCGCCGGTATCTCTG GTGGTCATATAAATCCGGCTGTGACGGTGGGACTGTTCTTAGCTCGAAAAGTGTCATTAGTGCGGACAGTGTTATACATTGTGGCTCAGTGCCTTGGTGCCATATGTGGTTGCGGCCTGGTCAAAGCATTCCAAAGTTCTTACTACAACAG ATATGGAGGTGGAGCCAACCAGCTTGCCGACGGCTACAACAAAGGTACCGGACTAGGTGCCGAGATCATCGGAACATTTGTCCTTGTCTACACCGTTTTCTCGGCCACCGATCCCAAGCGAAGTGCACGTGACTCTCACATTCCAGTTTTGGCGCCACTTCCCATTGGTTTTGCCGTCTTCATGGTTCACTTGGCCACCATTCCCATCACTGGAACCGGAATCAACCCCGCCCGTAGCTTCGGAGCCGCAGTTATCTACAACCAAGAAAAGGCCTGGGACGACCAA TGGATATTTTGGGTGGGACCAATGATCGGAGCAGCAGCAGCTGCGTTATACCATCAGTTTGTTCTAAGAGCGGCTGGAATTAAATCTCTTGGCTCCTTTAGGAGCTCTGcttaa
- the LOC103856550 gene encoding uncharacterized protein LOC103856550, with protein sequence MTNLTHSLLFFSCSLSLLIRVAIAGSRPAHGPAYSNPSAFSPEAYDFFHPKSSLPDNNPPRNSHSLPFLSPSPSPSKASNVEADTQGSKVSSDERISESRREEGRGETVGIVIGISFTALLLMGIYFVIKKRLANLTRTIVIHSDA encoded by the coding sequence ATGACAAACCTAACTCACTCTTTGCTCTTCTTCTCCTGTTCCTTATCTCTACTTATACGTGTGGCCATTGCAGGAAGTAGACCTGCTCATGGTCCAGCTTATTCAAACCCATCTGCTTTCTCTCCAGAAGCTTACGATTTCTTTCACCCAAAATCATCACTACCTGACAATAATCCACCAAGAAACTCGCATTCTTTGCCATTTCTTTCACCTTCACCTTCACCTTCAAAGGCATCTAATGTAGAAGCAGACACACAAGGAAGTAAAGTTTCATCAGACGAACGCATAAGTGAGAGTAGGAGAGAAGAAGGACGAGGAGAAACTGTTGGCATAGTGATAGGCATTTCTTTCACAGCTCTCCTTTTAATGGGAATTTACTTTGTGATCAAGAAACGACTAGCTAATTTAACCCGCACGATTGTAATCCACTCTGATGCTTGA